A region from the Beduinella massiliensis genome encodes:
- a CDS encoding CD1871A family CXXC motif-containing protein gives MPRLPGDGRRSRMTERRRQWIGIACFALGLAFIGVGLFREEHLTVLKKAVAICLECIGIG, from the coding sequence ATGCCTCGTTTACCTGGGGACGGGAGGCGAAGCCGTATGACGGAAAGGAGAAGACAGTGGATCGGAATCGCATGCTTTGCATTGGGTTTGGCGTTCATTGGCGTAGGGTTGTTCCGGGAAGAGCATTTGACGGTGCTCAAAAAAGCCGTAGCAATCTGCCTGGAATGCATAGGGATCGGTTAG
- a CDS encoding ABC transporter permease subunit: protein MAAVLMKKPVSQGARLRRRRDNLAGLAFISPWLFGLLAFTSIPMLYSLYLSFTKFDGLGSPTWYGMNNYVNMLGDGVFWKSLGVTFKYVLILVPLRLATALGVAMVLASNHRGIGVYRTVYYIPSLLSGSVAIAIIWSKLFGTDGAINGIITALTGKAFAFNWVGEPSTALYSLILLGCWHFGSSMLIFVSGIKQIPGSYYEAALLDGATPWQRFRHITLPMLTPVIFFNLIMGFINAFKAFSESLIITDGGPMNTTMLFALYIYKQGFSYFKMGYAAAMSWILLIIISVFSIFIFKSSDGWVHYEA from the coding sequence ATGGCAGCAGTACTCATGAAAAAGCCGGTGTCGCAAGGGGCACGCTTAAGACGGAGACGAGACAACCTGGCGGGCCTGGCGTTTATTTCGCCGTGGCTGTTTGGCCTGCTCGCCTTCACGTCTATCCCCATGCTCTACTCTTTGTATCTTTCCTTTACGAAGTTTGATGGGTTGGGAAGTCCGACCTGGTACGGAATGAACAACTACGTCAACATGCTGGGAGATGGAGTCTTCTGGAAGTCCCTGGGCGTCACCTTTAAATATGTGCTCATTCTGGTTCCGCTGCGGCTGGCGACGGCGTTGGGCGTGGCCATGGTGCTGGCGAGCAATCATCGGGGGATCGGCGTTTATCGCACGGTATACTACATTCCATCCTTGCTCAGCGGCAGCGTGGCCATTGCCATCATCTGGTCGAAGCTGTTCGGAACAGACGGCGCCATAAACGGCATCATCACCGCGTTGACGGGCAAAGCCTTCGCCTTTAACTGGGTAGGCGAGCCGTCAACAGCGCTTTATTCCTTGATCCTGCTGGGCTGCTGGCACTTCGGTTCTTCGATGCTGATCTTCGTGTCCGGCATCAAGCAGATTCCGGGCAGCTATTACGAGGCAGCGCTGCTGGACGGCGCAACGCCCTGGCAGAGGTTCCGTCATATCACGCTGCCTATGCTGACCCCCGTAATCTTTTTCAACTTGATCATGGGCTTCATCAACGCGTTCAAGGCCTTCTCCGAAAGCCTGATTATCACAGATGGCGGCCCAATGAATACCACTATGCTGTTTGCACTTTACATTTACAAGCAGGGCTTCTCCTACTTTAAGATGGGATATGCTGCCGCCATGTCCTGGATCCTGCTGATTATCATCTCCGTGTTCTCGATCTTTATCTTCAAGAGCTCGGACGGATGGGTACATTACGAAGCGTAA
- a CDS encoding helix-turn-helix domain-containing protein, with protein sequence MILEHTRNLLPWETLGCTVVGTADNGTDGADCIRRLRPDVVITDVVMPGQGGLEMIDAVSAEVPCKFIIISGYQEFEYVRHALRAGVVDYLLKPITATDLQEVLMRMLHPEKIEESYDSRYGTVIAKTLRCIDEHYSEPEFSLSWICENELFMNETYVGRLFQKRTDMKFTAWVTRKKLEEAVRLLTTVPDITVGEVAERVGFVTSKYFIEVFKKNMGMSPGQYRQKQMKAGERLPGEG encoded by the coding sequence ATGATTCTGGAGCACACCCGGAATCTGCTGCCTTGGGAGACGCTGGGCTGCACTGTGGTCGGTACCGCTGACAACGGAACGGACGGGGCCGATTGTATCCGCCGCTTGCGCCCCGACGTCGTGATAACGGATGTGGTGATGCCCGGCCAGGGGGGACTGGAGATGATCGACGCGGTGAGCGCGGAGGTGCCCTGCAAATTTATCATTATCTCCGGCTATCAGGAGTTTGAGTATGTGCGCCACGCGCTACGGGCGGGAGTGGTGGATTATCTGCTCAAGCCCATCACGGCGACTGATCTGCAGGAGGTGCTCATGCGTATGCTGCACCCCGAAAAGATAGAGGAAAGCTACGACAGCCGCTATGGGACGGTGATCGCAAAGACCCTCCGCTGTATCGACGAGCATTATTCCGAACCGGAGTTTTCTCTGAGCTGGATCTGCGAAAACGAGCTGTTTATGAACGAAACCTATGTCGGACGGCTATTTCAGAAGCGCACGGACATGAAGTTCACCGCTTGGGTGACCAGGAAGAAGTTGGAGGAGGCGGTACGCCTGCTGACCACAGTGCCGGATATCACCGTGGGGGAAGTGGCGGAGCGGGTTGGCTTTGTGACGTCGAAGTACTTTATTGAAGTGTTCAAGAAAAACATGGGCATGTCGCCGGGGCAGTACAGACAGAAGCAGATGAAGGCGGGAGAGCGGCTGCCTGGGGAAGGATGA
- a CDS encoding TlpA disulfide reductase family protein yields MTFLLALCLTFSLATCILAEPVFIPGEDGAPSLDDMVTQDPISDQEQALMERSVRFSTDKLLSYDTWRKVMTLPGVECPNHIEGYIDDVTLGDSSDMLLSGEPELEEKGLFVTYELTEGKLPADGSTGGCVVPASWAHRNGKKVGDKVTLDTPLGQAEYEITGLYGYSEKGRIGGLTEENAPLYEIFVTPEDIVKLTGESVSGYYLGGTVTCATAEEAEKLVEQANEILKDSGDKAMLASDHTAEMYYADSAEMFPSLALDGTSLDGNALPEDLLVKGGITMVNVWATFCNPCLAEMPHLEELNKEFADSGKKFQVVGVVADVVNEKGEINQELLELAKEIVAKTGVTYPIVVPGEKLLSDTLPSVTAFPTSFFLNDTGEVIKTVMGATTKKDWAKIADELLEKLM; encoded by the coding sequence TTGACATTCTTGCTGGCCCTGTGCTTGACCTTCTCGCTGGCTACCTGCATCCTCGCCGAGCCCGTGTTCATTCCCGGCGAGGATGGGGCCCCTTCCCTGGACGACATGGTGACACAGGACCCCATCTCCGACCAGGAGCAGGCGCTGATGGAGCGCAGCGTGCGCTTTAGCACAGACAAGCTGCTCAGCTACGATACGTGGCGCAAGGTGATGACACTTCCCGGCGTGGAGTGCCCAAATCACATCGAAGGCTATATCGATGATGTGACACTGGGCGACAGTTCAGACATGCTGCTCAGCGGCGAACCTGAACTGGAGGAGAAGGGGCTGTTTGTCACCTACGAGCTGACCGAGGGCAAATTGCCCGCGGACGGTTCCACCGGTGGCTGCGTGGTTCCAGCGTCCTGGGCCCATAGGAACGGCAAAAAGGTGGGCGATAAGGTGACGCTGGATACGCCGCTTGGCCAGGCCGAGTATGAAATCACCGGTTTGTACGGCTACAGCGAAAAGGGCAGGATTGGCGGACTCACCGAGGAGAACGCGCCGCTATATGAGATTTTCGTAACCCCTGAGGATATCGTAAAGCTGACCGGCGAAAGCGTCAGCGGCTATTACCTGGGTGGAACCGTCACCTGCGCCACGGCGGAGGAAGCGGAAAAATTGGTGGAGCAGGCCAACGAGATTTTGAAGGACTCCGGCGACAAGGCAATGCTAGCAAGCGATCATACCGCCGAAATGTACTACGCGGACAGCGCCGAAATGTTCCCCAGTCTTGCGTTGGACGGAACCAGCCTTGACGGCAACGCCCTGCCGGAGGATTTGTTGGTCAAGGGCGGAATCACAATGGTGAACGTCTGGGCGACCTTCTGCAATCCCTGCCTGGCGGAAATGCCCCACCTGGAGGAGCTGAACAAGGAATTTGCCGATTCAGGGAAGAAATTCCAGGTCGTAGGTGTCGTGGCCGACGTCGTAAACGAAAAGGGCGAGATCAACCAGGAGCTGCTAGAACTGGCAAAAGAGATCGTGGCAAAGACCGGCGTGACCTACCCTATCGTCGTCCCCGGCGAAAAGCTCCTCTCTGACACCTTGCCAAGTGTGACCGCCTTCCCCACCAGCTTTTTCCTCAACGACACAGGCGAGGTAATCAAAACCGTTATGGGCGCTACCACCAAGAAAGACTGGGCAAAAATCGCTGACGAACTTTTGGAAAAGCTGATGTAA
- a CDS encoding transposase gives MKKAQAYLDELNREIAQANIEVKKGRGHHKPTIVRLRDEVQELVRRWMDYEEKLKTLGDGRNSFSKTDPDATFMHMKEDHMRNGQLKPGYNVQFAVNSEYITGIGVFSARTDYSTLSILLKTMEEWQKAIYKRVCLDSGYESLLNYRHLAGNKQLAYIKPNNYEAIKEKKFKAQIGRRENMAYYEPGDYFLCKAGRMLVRISTTTEKEKDGSLKELAHYRCEDCCACPHRAACCKAKDPEKQKELVVCWEMEHLRKASLERITSEEGKLLRVNRSIQAEGSFGQLKHNRNFKRFLTGGHIKVMTELCLLALSQNIRKHISKCNAQRQKTHLLRPKALLKF, from the coding sequence ATGAAAAAGGCACAGGCATATTTGGATGAATTGAATCGGGAGATTGCCCAAGCGAATATCGAGGTGAAGAAAGGCCGCGGACATCATAAACCCACGATTGTACGTTTACGGGACGAGGTTCAAGAGCTTGTTCGGCGTTGGATGGATTATGAAGAAAAGCTCAAGACCTTGGGAGACGGGCGAAACAGCTTTTCAAAAACAGATCCGGATGCAACGTTCATGCACATGAAGGAAGATCATATGCGCAACGGGCAGTTGAAGCCGGGATACAACGTACAGTTTGCAGTCAACAGCGAATACATCACAGGAATCGGAGTTTTTTCGGCCAGAACGGATTATTCAACGCTTTCCATCCTGTTGAAAACCATGGAAGAATGGCAGAAGGCTATCTACAAAAGAGTCTGTTTGGATTCGGGTTATGAAAGCTTGCTCAACTACCGGCATCTGGCAGGGAACAAGCAGCTGGCATACATCAAGCCCAATAACTACGAAGCCATAAAAGAGAAAAAGTTCAAGGCGCAGATCGGACGCAGAGAGAACATGGCATATTACGAACCGGGGGACTATTTCCTGTGCAAAGCCGGAAGGATGCTGGTGCGGATTTCGACAACAACCGAAAAGGAAAAAGACGGTTCCCTGAAAGAATTGGCGCATTACCGCTGTGAGGATTGCTGTGCGTGTCCACATCGTGCGGCATGCTGTAAAGCCAAGGATCCCGAAAAGCAAAAGGAACTGGTTGTCTGCTGGGAAATGGAACATCTGCGCAAAGCTTCACTGGAACGAATCACATCAGAGGAAGGAAAACTGCTTCGGGTGAACCGCTCCATTCAGGCAGAAGGCAGCTTTGGTCAACTCAAGCATAACCGCAATTTCAAGCGCTTTTTGACCGGTGGTCATATCAAGGTGATGACGGAGCTATGCCTTCTTGCCCTCTCACAGAACATCCGTAAGCACATTTCCAAATGCAACGCCCAAAGGCAGAAAACGCATCTTCTGCGTCCCAAAGCGCTGCTGAAATTCTGA
- a CDS encoding IS3 family transposase, translating into MKYRVIERFRNIYPIVTMCEVFEVSRSGYYAWRKKQEKTPKDQWLVDLIVECQQQCNQTYGIRRVRLWIQRKKRKNVNLKALLRVMRKTNLLAQIRRQRRYTQHQQNVYKCPNLLQRAFEQQRPNRFWSTDITYIPTPQGMLYMCAVIDLCGRMVLAYRIGGDMAASLVTQTIRDAMITEKVTDGLALHSDQGSQYTSEAYFDLSKEYHFQPSMSSPGCPYDNAAMENFFGTLKSECLYRAHYSTRAEVEELVAQYVHFYNFERINLKYGLTPYEIRCNAA; encoded by the coding sequence TTGAAATATCGAGTTATAGAACGTTTTCGCAACATTTATCCTATCGTCACAATGTGTGAAGTATTTGAAGTTTCCCGAAGTGGGTATTATGCTTGGCGTAAAAAGCAAGAAAAGACGCCGAAAGATCAGTGGTTGGTCGATCTGATTGTGGAATGTCAACAGCAGTGCAACCAGACCTACGGCATCCGCCGTGTTCGTCTCTGGATCCAGCGGAAGAAAAGAAAAAATGTAAATCTTAAAGCACTTCTGCGCGTCATGCGCAAGACCAATCTGCTTGCACAGATTCGGCGGCAAAGAAGATATACTCAACATCAGCAAAACGTGTACAAATGCCCAAACCTATTGCAGCGTGCCTTTGAACAGCAACGGCCCAATCGTTTCTGGTCAACAGATATCACCTATATCCCCACACCACAGGGAATGCTGTATATGTGTGCGGTGATTGACCTTTGTGGTCGAATGGTGTTGGCCTATCGCATTGGTGGCGACATGGCCGCATCGCTGGTTACTCAGACGATCCGAGACGCTATGATAACAGAGAAGGTCACTGATGGACTCGCGCTCCACAGTGACCAAGGGTCTCAATACACCTCCGAAGCATACTTCGACCTAAGCAAAGAATATCACTTTCAACCCTCTATGTCCAGTCCCGGATGTCCATACGACAATGCTGCTATGGAGAATTTCTTCGGAACGCTTAAATCGGAATGCCTTTATCGTGCCCATTATTCTACTCGCGCAGAGGTAGAGGAGTTGGTTGCACAATATGTCCACTTCTACAACTTCGAACGCATTAACCTGAAATACGGCCTTACTCCCTATGAAATCAGGTGCAACGCCGCGTAA
- a CDS encoding FtsX-like permease family protein, producing MYILKNAFQNLYRNAGRNSLVAALFLLVITMSCVTLVVYNGANVIAAQYKEQLSVEVLLSVDYVKVGEAFGEDEAFRKPALTDDLLQRLSASKYLKKAVYSVQMEAIADGLKYTTPINYRDIEMQRAGEDPAKTRFPQYILSGFNDVSQAKPFQGGQAKLIKGVFPTADDECVISDTLAGLNGLKPGDTFQAKSIYYTDKQGRPLEEMLLKVTGVYHRAYGEGETDSDDEIFTQYNLLTDPRYTYEPTFQASFFLKNPGDLDAFAQEAYAAGLSEYYNLNTDAVAYDAFVKPIEQMGVISLIFLCVVLALGAAVLLILSSLVVRERKYEIGVLRAMGMKKSKVATQLVLESALIMAVCLGFGVALGSLLAQPVTDMLLSNQLAQVLNGPSLAIGMSGASFDGLATDNVPITHISATLSLITVWELVGIALVLVATAGAVSTFCAMKYEPMRILRERN from the coding sequence ATGTATATTTTGAAAAACGCCTTTCAAAACCTGTACCGAAACGCGGGGCGGAACTCGCTGGTGGCCGCGCTCTTTCTACTGGTCATCACCATGAGCTGCGTGACGCTGGTGGTCTACAACGGCGCCAACGTCATCGCAGCTCAGTACAAGGAACAGCTGAGCGTCGAGGTTCTCCTAAGCGTCGATTACGTGAAGGTCGGCGAAGCGTTTGGAGAAGATGAGGCGTTCCGCAAGCCCGCCCTCACGGATGATCTGCTTCAAAGGCTGTCCGCCTCCAAGTACCTGAAAAAGGCTGTGTACAGCGTCCAGATGGAGGCAATCGCGGACGGCCTGAAGTATACCACCCCGATTAACTACCGGGATATAGAGATGCAGCGAGCGGGCGAGGACCCGGCGAAAACCCGTTTTCCCCAATACATCCTCAGCGGGTTCAACGATGTAAGCCAAGCCAAGCCGTTCCAAGGCGGGCAGGCCAAACTCATCAAAGGGGTTTTTCCCACGGCGGATGACGAATGCGTGATCTCCGACACTTTGGCGGGATTGAACGGTCTTAAGCCCGGGGACACTTTTCAGGCGAAAAGCATCTACTACACCGACAAGCAGGGGCGTCCCCTGGAGGAAATGCTCCTCAAGGTTACAGGCGTCTACCACCGGGCATACGGCGAAGGGGAGACGGATAGCGACGACGAGATCTTCACCCAATATAATCTCCTGACCGACCCGCGCTATACCTACGAGCCCACGTTCCAAGCATCCTTTTTCCTGAAAAACCCCGGCGATCTGGACGCCTTCGCCCAGGAAGCCTACGCTGCCGGCCTCTCCGAATACTATAACCTGAACACCGACGCCGTCGCCTACGACGCCTTTGTAAAACCCATCGAACAGATGGGCGTCATCTCCCTAATTTTCTTGTGCGTGGTGCTGGCGCTGGGCGCGGCCGTTTTGCTCATCCTTTCCTCTTTGGTGGTGCGAGAGCGAAAATATGAGATCGGCGTTCTGCGGGCAATGGGCATGAAAAAGAGCAAGGTCGCGACTCAACTGGTGCTGGAATCCGCGCTCATCATGGCGGTTTGTCTGGGTTTCGGCGTCGCCCTAGGCAGTCTGTTGGCTCAGCCAGTCACCGATATGCTGCTGTCCAACCAGTTGGCCCAGGTACTGAACGGGCCGAGCTTGGCCATCGGAATGAGCGGTGCCTCCTTCGACGGGCTGGCCACGGACAACGTGCCCATCACCCACATCAGCGCGACGCTGAGTCTCATAACCGTCTGGGAACTCGTGGGCATCGCCCTAGTCCTGGTAGCGACGGCGGGCGCGGTCAGCACGTTCTGCGCGATGAAGTACGAGCCCATGCGCATTTTGCGCGAACGAAACTGA
- a CDS encoding ATP-binding cassette domain-containing protein, with translation MAVLSLKNVGYTYEKATKPVFHGLNADFESHRLYCIVGKSGAGKTSLLSLLAGLDACTEGTILYEGEDLRKMDRDNYRAKKIGVVFQGLNLLLNKSALENVELSMSISGVRHKDNRAYALALLKRVGIDEETADHRVLGLSGGEQQRVGIARALSHEPNLMLADEPSGNLDRETEKEVMKILVDLAHAQNKCVIVATHSQKIVRCADEVWGLNKGGCLVYLGTGGEAV, from the coding sequence ATGGCTGTTCTATCGCTTAAAAACGTGGGGTACACCTATGAAAAGGCCACAAAGCCGGTATTTCATGGGTTGAACGCGGACTTTGAGTCGCACAGGCTCTACTGCATCGTGGGAAAATCCGGAGCGGGCAAGACCTCGCTGCTCTCCCTGCTGGCCGGGCTAGACGCTTGTACGGAGGGAACGATTCTGTACGAAGGCGAAGATTTGCGCAAAATGGATCGAGATAATTACCGCGCCAAAAAAATCGGCGTCGTCTTCCAGGGCCTTAACCTGCTGCTAAACAAAAGCGCGTTAGAGAACGTCGAGCTTTCTATGTCCATCAGCGGCGTACGCCATAAAGATAATCGCGCCTATGCCTTGGCCCTGCTCAAGCGCGTGGGCATCGACGAGGAGACGGCGGACCACCGTGTGCTGGGTCTCTCGGGAGGGGAGCAGCAGCGGGTTGGCATCGCCCGCGCCTTGTCCCACGAACCAAACCTGATGCTAGCCGACGAGCCCAGCGGCAACCTGGACCGGGAAACGGAGAAAGAAGTGATGAAAATTTTGGTTGATCTGGCTCACGCACAAAATAAGTGCGTAATCGTCGCGACCCACTCGCAAAAAATTGTCCGCTGCGCGGACGAAGTTTGGGGGCTGAACAAGGGCGGATGCCTCGTTTACCTGGGGACGGGAGGCGAAGCCGTATGA
- a CDS encoding extracellular solute-binding protein, which yields MKKLGAMLIAVVMLMTATCALAVDEPLRLTWWGSESSNALYLSVSDMFQEATGIEYEAEYLSWDDYWTKLNTLAAANDLPDCLRMDYQYIKSYVDKGLLMDLTPLVESGAIDLSNVPDSAVSGGRFDGGLYGINAGSNSLGLALNAKLITDAGMEVLPNEATWAEFEQWVLDFHTATGLFGTDLWGMRDYNGTFRVFAREQGQELYNEEQTEPGYDVSTLAEYFASVKRMHDAGAVQNVSEITVDVGRENQPFSKGTAATITTTTDSFTTYYSMVKDAYGPTELHVIPGAAGTKAMFVKPSQFLSIAATASDVEDAAAYIDYWCNDEAANLFIAGRRGVPIASNMAGIVGDSLDEASKVTFDYMVFMADYASDLYAPDPIAHSEISSEFNNTLATVLFGEMTPEEGAQHLYDFAVKTLGE from the coding sequence ATGAAAAAGCTGGGTGCTATGCTGATCGCCGTCGTCATGCTGATGACCGCTACCTGCGCTTTGGCTGTGGATGAACCGCTGCGGTTGACCTGGTGGGGCTCCGAATCCTCCAACGCCTTATACCTATCCGTGTCTGACATGTTCCAAGAAGCTACTGGCATTGAATATGAAGCAGAGTACCTGTCCTGGGACGATTACTGGACCAAACTGAACACCCTGGCCGCGGCCAACGACCTGCCCGACTGCCTCCGCATGGACTATCAGTACATTAAGAGCTATGTGGACAAGGGACTGTTAATGGACCTTACGCCTCTGGTGGAAAGCGGCGCCATCGACCTGAGCAACGTGCCTGATAGCGCCGTCAGCGGTGGCCGCTTTGATGGCGGACTGTACGGCATCAACGCGGGCTCCAACTCCCTGGGCCTGGCGCTGAACGCCAAACTGATTACCGACGCTGGCATGGAGGTACTGCCCAACGAAGCGACGTGGGCGGAGTTCGAGCAATGGGTGCTGGACTTCCACACAGCCACGGGCCTGTTTGGCACCGACCTGTGGGGAATGCGCGACTATAATGGCACCTTCCGCGTATTCGCCCGCGAACAGGGGCAGGAGCTATACAACGAAGAGCAGACCGAACCGGGCTACGACGTGTCCACGCTGGCGGAATACTTCGCCTCTGTAAAGCGCATGCATGACGCGGGAGCCGTGCAGAACGTGTCTGAAATTACTGTAGACGTGGGACGTGAGAATCAGCCCTTCTCCAAGGGAACGGCTGCGACCATTACCACCACCACCGACAGCTTCACCACCTATTACAGCATGGTGAAGGACGCCTATGGACCTACCGAATTGCACGTAATACCCGGAGCCGCGGGCACCAAAGCCATGTTTGTCAAACCTTCTCAGTTCCTTAGCATTGCCGCTACTGCGTCCGATGTGGAGGATGCCGCTGCTTACATCGACTACTGGTGCAACGACGAGGCTGCCAACCTGTTCATAGCCGGGCGACGCGGCGTACCGATTGCTTCCAACATGGCCGGTATCGTGGGGGATTCCCTGGACGAGGCATCCAAGGTTACTTTCGACTACATGGTTTTCATGGCGGACTACGCGTCTGACCTGTATGCGCCCGATCCCATTGCACATAGTGAGATCAGCAGTGAGTTCAACAACACCCTGGCTACCGTCCTCTTTGGAGAAATGACCCCTGAGGAAGGCGCACAGCACCTGTATGACTTTGCGGTCAAGACCTTGGGCGAGTAA
- a CDS encoding 4Fe-4S binding protein: protein MKHKENIGDRRPKKGIRLWVQILFAALTNGYVNGFLQSKIYTGPTKALCVPGLNCYSCPGALGACPIGALQAVVGSRKYQFSFYIIGILVAVGSFCGRLICGFLCPFGLVQDLLHKIPVPKLKKLPGERILKYLKYVILAVFVLLLPMFAVNIIGQGDPWFCKWICPSGTLLSGIPLVAGNPNLQAAVGWLFSWKVFLLLSILVLSMFIYRPFCKFLCPLGAVYGVFNPISLYHMRVDKEQCVDCGVCKKVCKMGVDPRKTPNSIECIRCGDCVRACPTGALSWSFGTCKKSRTPACTTSCASCSKTCAKKSGLGEKV, encoded by the coding sequence ATGAAGCATAAAGAAAATATCGGGGACAGGCGGCCGAAAAAAGGCATTCGCCTCTGGGTGCAGATTCTATTCGCCGCGTTGACCAATGGGTACGTAAACGGATTTCTCCAGTCGAAAATCTACACCGGTCCCACGAAAGCGCTTTGCGTACCGGGGCTTAACTGCTACTCCTGCCCCGGCGCGCTAGGGGCCTGTCCCATCGGCGCCCTGCAGGCGGTCGTCGGCAGCCGGAAATATCAGTTTTCCTTTTACATCATCGGTATTTTAGTGGCCGTGGGCTCTTTCTGTGGCCGGTTGATCTGCGGTTTCCTCTGCCCCTTCGGGTTGGTTCAGGATTTGCTGCATAAAATCCCCGTGCCAAAGCTCAAAAAGCTGCCAGGCGAAAGAATCCTGAAGTACCTCAAGTACGTCATCCTTGCAGTGTTCGTGCTGCTGCTGCCCATGTTCGCGGTGAACATCATCGGCCAGGGAGACCCCTGGTTCTGCAAGTGGATTTGCCCCTCAGGCACCTTGCTGAGTGGCATTCCCCTAGTGGCGGGCAATCCCAATTTACAAGCCGCCGTCGGCTGGCTGTTTAGTTGGAAGGTTTTCCTGCTGCTGTCCATCTTGGTGCTCTCCATGTTCATCTACCGGCCATTTTGCAAGTTTCTTTGCCCTCTGGGCGCAGTCTACGGCGTGTTTAACCCCATTTCACTCTACCACATGCGCGTGGACAAGGAGCAATGCGTGGACTGCGGCGTCTGCAAAAAGGTATGCAAGATGGGCGTGGATCCCCGGAAGACGCCAAACAGCATCGAGTGCATCCGCTGCGGCGACTGCGTGCGGGCCTGTCCCACCGGGGCCCTCTCATGGAGCTTTGGCACGTGCAAGAAATCGCGTACACCCGCCTGCACAACCTCTTGCGCCTCCTGTTCTAAGACCTGCGCCAAAAAATCCGGCTTAGGAGAAAAAGTCTAA
- a CDS encoding carbohydrate ABC transporter permease, which translates to MMRISARTARKGAAFHALAILFGIIMIYPLVWMLSSSLKPNEEVFTTVTSLIPSRFVWENYAVGWQSAGRYTYATYFKNSFLISILSTLGGVVSSSVVAYAFARIPFSGRKACFTILMGTMLLPAQVLLIPQYVMFKTLGWVNTFLPIVVPQFCGVPFFIFLNIQFMRGVPRELDEAAEIDGCGWWKKYSTVMIPLSKPSLITSAIFAFYWSWQEFLGPLIYLSKPAMYPVSIALKMFSDPSTQTNWSGLFAMTTLSIVPVLLVFMFFQKYLVEGVATTGLKS; encoded by the coding sequence ATGATGCGTATCTCAGCACGAACGGCCAGAAAAGGCGCTGCTTTCCATGCGTTGGCTATTCTCTTTGGCATCATTATGATTTACCCGCTGGTGTGGATGCTGTCCAGTTCGCTTAAGCCTAATGAAGAAGTGTTCACTACCGTGACCAGCCTCATTCCTTCCCGATTTGTATGGGAGAATTATGCGGTGGGGTGGCAGTCTGCCGGGAGATATACCTATGCGACCTACTTTAAAAATTCCTTTCTTATTTCGATCCTGTCTACTTTGGGCGGCGTAGTATCCTCCTCGGTAGTGGCCTATGCCTTTGCGCGGATTCCTTTTTCGGGGCGCAAGGCCTGTTTTACCATCCTCATGGGCACCATGCTGCTGCCCGCGCAGGTGCTGCTGATTCCGCAGTACGTGATGTTTAAAACGCTCGGCTGGGTCAATACCTTTCTGCCCATCGTCGTACCGCAATTTTGCGGGGTCCCCTTTTTCATTTTCTTGAACATCCAGTTTATGCGCGGTGTGCCGCGGGAGCTGGATGAGGCGGCAGAGATTGACGGGTGCGGTTGGTGGAAGAAGTATTCCACGGTGATGATACCTCTGTCCAAGCCCTCCCTGATCACGTCGGCCATCTTCGCGTTTTACTGGTCATGGCAGGAGTTTCTCGGCCCGCTGATTTACTTGAGCAAGCCGGCGATGTACCCTGTATCCATTGCGCTGAAAATGTTCTCCGATCCCTCGACCCAGACGAACTGGTCCGGCCTGTTCGCCATGACGACTTTATCCATCGTACCCGTGCTGTTGGTGTTCATGTTCTTTCAGAAGTATCTGGTGGAGGGCGTAGCTACCACGGGTCTGAAAAGCTGA